The DNA segment CGGCGCCGGGGTGCCCACCACCTTCGCCGCGGCGAAGCGGTTCGCCGAGCAGAACAAGGTGCCCTTCGTGGGCGGGGACATGATCGAGGCCGGCTGGTTCTCCAGCCCGTGGATCTTCCCCCAGGGCGGCGGTCCGCTGGCGGCCTACGCCGGTGCAACGAAGGAAGCGGCGGAGAAGGCCGGCACCAAGAAGGTGGGCCTGATCTACTGCGTCGAGGCCGCGATCTGCGGCACCATCAACGAGAACTTCGAGGCGATGGCCAAGGCCTCGGGCCTCGAGGTGGTGCTGCGCAAGGTCTCCTCGATCACCTCGCCGGACTACACCGCCGAGTGCCAAGCGCTCAAGGCCGCCGGTGCCCAGGCAGTTTTCGTGGCGCTGGAGGGATCGGGTGACGCCCGCTTCGCCCGCTCGTGCCTCTCGCTGGGTTACGCACCGCCCGCGGCCACCTCAGCCCTGTCGGTGAGTGCCGAGGCCGCGCTCGACCCGAACTTCCGCAAGCTGGGAGTCTTCCTCGGCACCGGCAACGCGCCCTATCAGGCCGACGACACCCCAGGGGGCCGGTTGTTCACGGCGGCCTACGACACGTTCGCGCCGGGCTCGTCCATCGACCAGAACACCATCAGCCAGTGGACCTCGGGCAAGCTGTTCGAAAAGGCCGTCGCGAACGTCTTCCAGGAGGCGCGCAGCGGCCCGATCACCCGGGAAATGGTGTTGGAGGGTCTCTGGAAGATGAAGAACGAGAAGCTCAACGGACTCACGCCGGGCGTCACGTTCAACGAGAACGCGCCGCCCAAACAGAACGACTGCTACGCGCTGCTCAACCTGACGCCCACGGGCTACACCGCGCCCAAGGGCTCGAAGTTCGACTGCTTCGCCGGCCTGCCCAAAGGCTTCTAGGTGTCAGCGGCACCGGTGGAAACCCCCACGCCCCGTCAGATAAGACGGCCGTCGGCGGTCATCCGGGATCTGTTGCTCAACAGCGCGCGACAGTTGTTCGCGGCCAAGGGCTACGCCGGTGCCAGCACACGGCAGATCGCGGAAGAGGCCGGGGTGCGGGAAGCACTGATCTTCCGGCACTTCGGCAACAAAGCAGGCCTGTTCCGGGCTGCTGTGATCGACCCGTTCCGCGCCATCATCGAAGGTTTCGTGGACGACTGGGAGGCCGGCCACGAGTCCAACACCATGAGCACCCATGAGATCACCGGCGCCTGGATCACCTCGCTGCACGCGCTGATGCGGCAGCACCGTGAGTTGGTCATCGCACTGATCACGGCGAACGACTTCGACGAGGAGACCGAGCCCGGCACCCTGCCGATCACCGACGCCTTCGCCGGGCCGATCCGGCGGCTGGAGAAATTCACCCGTCGGGAGATGGCCGGCCGCGGGTTGGCCACCGATCCCGTCATCGGGGTGCGTGCCACCTTCGGGATGGTGCTGGCCATGGCTGTGCTCGACGACTGGTTCTTCGCCGGGGTGGCGCGACGCCCCGGCACCGAGGCGGTGACCCGGGAGATGACCGACATGATCGTCTTCGGCATCGCGGGGAAGACAGTCGCTCACTCCGGAGGGCGGGGTTGATGTTCGAACTCAAGGGCGTCCACGCGGGCTACGCGGGCACGACCGTACTGCGCGGCGTCGACCTGGTGGTGCCCGACGGTGCGGTCGTCGCCCTGCTCGGCGCCAACGGTGCGGGCAAGACCACCCTGCTGCGCTGTGCCTCCGGGCTCATTCACGCCACCGAGGGCTCCATGAGCCTCGACGGCGAGGACGTCACCCGCAAGGCCCCGCACCAGTTGGTGAAGCGTGGCATCTGCCACGTGCCCGAGGGCCGCGGTATTTTCCCCAGCCTGACGGTGCGGGACAACTTGGTGCTGCAATCCCCGCGGGGCAAGGAAAACGAATCGATCGAGAAGGCCTGCTCGGCGTTCAAACGCCTGGGCGAGCGACTGAATCAGCCCTGCGGCACCATGTCCGGCGGCGAGCAGCAGATGGTCGCCCTGGCCCGTACCTATGTGCAGAACCCCAAGGTCGCCCTGCTCGACGAGGTCTCCATGGGCCTGGCTCCGAAGATCGTTGACGAGATCTTCGAGTTCCTCGGCCTTCTGCGCGACCAGGGATCCAGCCTGTTGCTGGTCGAGCAGTACGTGACGCGCGCGCTGGACGTCGCCGACTACGTGTACCTGCTCAACAAGGGTGAGGTCGTTTTCGTGGGCCAGCCCAGTGAGTTGGACGAGGCTGACGTCTTCAACCAGTACGTGGGCGCCGACATCGGCCACTGACGAGCGACACGTCAGCTCTTCGCCGTGCTCGAGTCCCCTCGCGTGGTCTTGTAGGCGTCCGCGGTCTCGACGCTCTCCCAGAGCCGGTGCTCCTCGAGGGCGTGGTTGCCCTTGCCCTTGCGATCCTCACGGGCGAAGACCTTCAGCATCGTCTTCGCGGCGTTCTGGCCGGGCATGCCGCTGATCCCGGCGACCGGGTGAGTGCCGGACCCGGTGAGGAACAGCCCTGGGATTGGCGTCGAGTAACCGGCGAAGCCGACGGCAGGCTTGTTCGGTCCGAACCGGGTGATCAGCGGGTCGGTGTGGTAGACCGACCCGTCCATGGCGAAGAAGCGCTCCTCGATGTCCGGCAGCATCCGGACGCGACTGTAGATGTTCAGTTCTTCGAGGCCCTCGTAGTAGTGGTCGCTCTGGCTGATGATCGTCTCGGCGGCCTGCTTCTTCGCAGCTTCCCACCCCATGTGCGGGTCGTTGGGGGTCAGCCCGGACCAGAACCAGAAGACATCGCCGCCGGGCGGGGCGAAGTGCGAGTTCGACGCCAGTGCGGTCGAGATCTGCGCGAGGCCGGGAATGTGCTGCGGCATCTCGCCGCGCTTGCAGGCGATCTGCGCTGCCTTCACCTGCTCGTAATTGTGGTAGCCATTCGCCGGCAGGCGCGGGTCGAGATTGTCCTTGCGCTTGGCCTTGATCTTGTCCATCCGGATCTGACCCTTGGTCAGCACGTCGAGTTTCATGTCGGCGAAGCCGCGCGATCGGGTCGGGATGTTCGCGACCCGGTTCGCCAGGTGCGGCGGCAGGGTGCCCGCCGGCAGCATGTCGCGCAGCACCCGCTTCGGCGCGAATGCGGTCAGCACGCCGCGGCGGGCGTAGATCTCCTCGCCGTTCTTCAGCCGTACGCCCACGCATCGACCGTTGCGCATGACCATCTGCTCCACCTCGGCGTTGCAGCGGATGCTGCCGCCATGGGCGGTGATCAGGTTGATCAGCGCGTTGGGCAGCTGCTGCGTCCCGCCCTCGAACATCGCAACGCCGTATTTGGTGATGATCCCCAGGTAGATGAGCGACCAGCCGGCGAAGTCCGAGTCGTACGACATGAAAGGCAGGCCGATGAGCACGCAGGCCTTGATCGGGTCGGACTCGAACGACTCGTCGAGCACCTCGATCTCGGTCGCCCGCATCCAGCGGCCGACCGCACGTAGCTCCGACCTGTGCTTCAGCGATTGCTTGGCCAGCTCGAAGATCGCTTTCGGCTCGGGGCGCGTCGGACTCGTCTGCATCATCGGGATGCCGATGTCGACCGCGGCGTGAATGATCGAGTACAGGTCCTTGAGCGCGGCTGCGTCCTTCTTCGAGAAGTAGGCAAGCTCGTCGGCGGTCTTCTGCGCGTCCCGCCAGAGGCCCAGCGAGGTGTGGTCGTAGTTCAGCTGGAGATGGACCGGGTCGATGACCCGCATCCTCAGCCCGTAGCGCTCCTCGAGCTGGAGATCCTTCATGATTGTGGTCGTCCGGAACAGCGACGGCTGGATCGAGGCGTCGTTGACCTGGTAGCCCGGGCACTCCTCGACCTCGGTCGTCGAGGTCATTCCTCCGGGTGTCTTGTAGGCCTCGAGCACCTGAACCTGCAGGCCTGCTTTCGCGAGATACGCGGCAGAGATCAGGCCGTTGTGACCGGACCCGGCGACGATGACGTCGACCGTGCGGTTGGCGGGCGTGCTGCCGGATGCGCTCATGCGTCTGCTCCCCGCTTCGAGGCCGTCGCAACGTTATACCTCGTGTCTGGACAGTGCGTCCAGCCTAGATGTTCGAGCCGGAAAGTCTGGACGACACGAGACGGGCGAAGCGAGAATGTCGGTGCCTGACATTCTTGCTCGGGGGTGCCAGATGCGGGACCTGGCGTGACGGACGGGCGGAACGTCACCAAGCGCGCCTACGGCCGGTCGCGGCGGGATCTGGCCGAGGCGGCGATCCGGGAGATCGAGAGGCGCGGTTTCGCCGCGACCACGGTCGAGGACATCGCAGCGGCCGCGGGATACGCGCCACGCACGTTCTTCCGACAGTTCGAGTCGAAGGAGGACGTCGTCTTCTTCGACCTTCCGGACATCCTCAGTCCGCTCGAGGCGTTGCTCGACGATCCGCCCGCGGACGCCTGGACCGCGGTGCGCGCGATCGTCCTGAACAACAGCGTTCGCTGGGAGGCCGCGGGTCCGGAGCTGGCGCAGCACCGAACGCAACTGATCCACCGCGAGCCTGCGCTCTACGTCCGCTTCCTCGAGCTCTGCGACGAGTGGGAGGACGTCATCGCCCGCATCTTCGCTGCGGAACGCCGCAAGGATCCGGAGACCGACGTGCCCTCGCGAGTACTCGCCGGAAGCGTCGTCGCCGCCTGCCGGGTCGCCATGCGCGTCTGGGTCGCGAAGCCAGGGATCAAACTCGGCACCCATCTGCGGGCGGGCCTGGACACGCTGGAACGTCCTGGGGGAACTAAGACTCCTTGACGAGTCGGCAGATCTCCGCGGAGGCCTCGATGGTCTGGGCGGGGTCGACCGGCATCAGCAGCGGGGCCAGGTCGGCGATGAGGTTGAGGTTCGCGCCCGCCTTGACGAATGGCTTGATCTCGGCCGCGATGTCCGCCGGGGTGCCGTGGAAGAAAGTCTTGCGGACCATTTCCGGGGACACGCGGCTGATGATTTCCTGGATCTCGGGGAAGGGGATCGAATTCGGCTTCATGTGCAGCGCGTAATGCCAGTCCAGCGGCATGACGGACTCGATACCCTCCGGCGCCCAGTCGGCCATCTTGATCCGCCCGCCGGTCGCGGCGTACCACTTGAGCAGGGGGTTGTCGACGTACTGCTCGAATTCGTCCTTGTCCGCCAGGATGAAGGTGATGTGGTGCAGCGCGAAGGTGAACTCCTCCGCGCTCCGGCCGAGCGCCTGTAGTTGCCGCTTCCAGTCCGCGACGGCCGCCCCGTACCTCGCCGGGTCGGCGTAGACGAACGGCGCCCCGGTGCCCATGCCGTCGGCGTGCTTCAACGCCATCTCGATCAGCTTCGGACCACCGCCCATCGCAACCACCTCGGGGCGGTTCTGCCGGCCACCGGCTCCGATCCACGCGTCTTTCAGAGTCCAGATCTCACCCTCGAAGCTGACCGGCCCCGTCGCGTCCCACAGCAGGCGCAGGATCTGCAAGGCCTCGTTGAGGCGCTTGAGGCCGACACTGCGCTTCCGCCCGAACGGTGTGACGTGGCGGACCTCACCGGCGCCGAGGCTCAACGTCGCCTTGCCGCTCGTCGCGGTCGCGAGCGTCGACATCGTCTGTGCCAGCTCCGGGGGCTCCCGACGGATAGCGTCGGTGCAAGCGGCGAAACCCATTTTCTGCAACCCGCACAGGGCGAACGCGATCGTGATGAACGGGTCGGACACCGAGTCCATGTCCGGCAGCATCGCCGCCATCGGTGAGTTCTCCGGGGTCCAGAGCGCGTCCGGCCACCAGCTCTGCAACTGGTCCCAGACGACGACCTGGTCGATCTGCCCCGTCGCTTCCAGGGCCTGGGCGTAGGGGATCCCCATCTTCGGGCCGAGATAACGCGACCCCCAGAGGCCGATGCCGGTCCGCACTGCGCTCATCTCGTGGCCGCCCTCGCGCCGAGGTCAAATGTCACTGAGTGACATTGTTGCGCCCTGGATCGAGCGGCGACAACCCCTGGACGACCCGCAGGTCGAGGAGCTCAGGGTCGCCCGTACATCGCGGCGACGAAGGTGGCGCCAAGGGCCTCGGTCACAGCGTCGAGGTCGGCGACCGCGGTGCCTTGCCGGGAGGTGGCGGCCTCGTACCAGGCGCGCTCCATCGTCCACACCAGCGCGGACGCCAGTGTGCTGCTCGCGATGCCTGGCGGGGCGATCCCCTCCCGGCGGTCGGTGTCCAGGGCGCGCTTGACCGCACCGGTCATCCGACGTTGAGCGGCCAGGTGCACCTCGCGAATCCCGGCGTGGCGGGGCCACTCCTCGACCGCGGTGCGCAGCACGCCCGACTCCACGGCACCGAAGGTCAGCCACGCCGCGACCGACTTGGCGAGCACGGCCGGGCGTCGTGCGGCCGAGTCGGCGAACAACTGCTCGAACGGCGGCACCATCCGCGCGTAGACCTGATCCAGCAGCGCGGCGAAGGCGTCCTCCTTGCTCGCGTAGTAGAAGTAGAAAGTGCCGCGCGAGACGTTGGCGGTGCGCAGGACCGTGGTGATCCGCACCCGGTCCAGGGTGTCGTC comes from the Sporichthyaceae bacterium genome and includes:
- a CDS encoding ABC transporter substrate-binding protein; the encoded protein is MTSNPRTGAMPRRIAAVAGLMALVIPLSACGTRESSDQIAAADGSAIHQVAAADSGATAGTNTGAPTGATTDTGAVAAAPVAATGGTAAAPAAGAATTTTQAVSAKGPTAGGTTTAGGTTAGTKASSAKSSAAVSTGGATVPTGADAPCTKALGPVVIGQTSPSSGIIGASTFNMRAGLALWARAINAAGGVQCHPVQLYQMDDAADPARVTSNLDDLVNNKHAIAIVGAGVPTTFAAAKRFAEQNKVPFVGGDMIEAGWFSSPWIFPQGGGPLAAYAGATKEAAEKAGTKKVGLIYCVEAAICGTINENFEAMAKASGLEVVLRKVSSITSPDYTAECQALKAAGAQAVFVALEGSGDARFARSCLSLGYAPPAATSALSVSAEAALDPNFRKLGVFLGTGNAPYQADDTPGGRLFTAAYDTFAPGSSIDQNTISQWTSGKLFEKAVANVFQEARSGPITREMVLEGLWKMKNEKLNGLTPGVTFNENAPPKQNDCYALLNLTPTGYTAPKGSKFDCFAGLPKGF
- a CDS encoding helix-turn-helix domain-containing protein: METPTPRQIRRPSAVIRDLLLNSARQLFAAKGYAGASTRQIAEEAGVREALIFRHFGNKAGLFRAAVIDPFRAIIEGFVDDWEAGHESNTMSTHEITGAWITSLHALMRQHRELVIALITANDFDEETEPGTLPITDAFAGPIRRLEKFTRREMAGRGLATDPVIGVRATFGMVLAMAVLDDWFFAGVARRPGTEAVTREMTDMIVFGIAGKTVAHSGGRG
- a CDS encoding ABC transporter ATP-binding protein, with amino-acid sequence MFELKGVHAGYAGTTVLRGVDLVVPDGAVVALLGANGAGKTTLLRCASGLIHATEGSMSLDGEDVTRKAPHQLVKRGICHVPEGRGIFPSLTVRDNLVLQSPRGKENESIEKACSAFKRLGERLNQPCGTMSGGEQQMVALARTYVQNPKVALLDEVSMGLAPKIVDEIFEFLGLLRDQGSSLLLVEQYVTRALDVADYVYLLNKGEVVFVGQPSELDEADVFNQYVGADIGH
- a CDS encoding NAD(P)/FAD-dependent oxidoreductase — protein: MSASGSTPANRTVDVIVAGSGHNGLISAAYLAKAGLQVQVLEAYKTPGGMTSTTEVEECPGYQVNDASIQPSLFRTTTIMKDLQLEERYGLRMRVIDPVHLQLNYDHTSLGLWRDAQKTADELAYFSKKDAAALKDLYSIIHAAVDIGIPMMQTSPTRPEPKAIFELAKQSLKHRSELRAVGRWMRATEIEVLDESFESDPIKACVLIGLPFMSYDSDFAGWSLIYLGIITKYGVAMFEGGTQQLPNALINLITAHGGSIRCNAEVEQMVMRNGRCVGVRLKNGEEIYARRGVLTAFAPKRVLRDMLPAGTLPPHLANRVANIPTRSRGFADMKLDVLTKGQIRMDKIKAKRKDNLDPRLPANGYHNYEQVKAAQIACKRGEMPQHIPGLAQISTALASNSHFAPPGGDVFWFWSGLTPNDPHMGWEAAKKQAAETIISQSDHYYEGLEELNIYSRVRMLPDIEERFFAMDGSVYHTDPLITRFGPNKPAVGFAGYSTPIPGLFLTGSGTHPVAGISGMPGQNAAKTMLKVFAREDRKGKGNHALEEHRLWESVETADAYKTTRGDSSTAKS
- a CDS encoding TetR family transcriptional regulator, whose translation is MTDGRNVTKRAYGRSRRDLAEAAIREIERRGFAATTVEDIAAAAGYAPRTFFRQFESKEDVVFFDLPDILSPLEALLDDPPADAWTAVRAIVLNNSVRWEAAGPELAQHRTQLIHREPALYVRFLELCDEWEDVIARIFAAERRKDPETDVPSRVLAGSVVAACRVAMRVWVAKPGIKLGTHLRAGLDTLERPGGTKTP
- a CDS encoding LLM class flavin-dependent oxidoreductase → MSAVRTGIGLWGSRYLGPKMGIPYAQALEATGQIDQVVVWDQLQSWWPDALWTPENSPMAAMLPDMDSVSDPFITIAFALCGLQKMGFAACTDAIRREPPELAQTMSTLATATSGKATLSLGAGEVRHVTPFGRKRSVGLKRLNEALQILRLLWDATGPVSFEGEIWTLKDAWIGAGGRQNRPEVVAMGGGPKLIEMALKHADGMGTGAPFVYADPARYGAAVADWKRQLQALGRSAEEFTFALHHITFILADKDEFEQYVDNPLLKWYAATGGRIKMADWAPEGIESVMPLDWHYALHMKPNSIPFPEIQEIISRVSPEMVRKTFFHGTPADIAAEIKPFVKAGANLNLIADLAPLLMPVDPAQTIEASAEICRLVKES
- a CDS encoding TetR/AcrR family transcriptional regulator, with the protein product MPPEVGSSEGVFRQEILDAIARLLVDDTLDRVRITTVLRTANVSRGTFYFYYASKEDAFAALLDQVYARMVPPFEQLFADSAARRPAVLAKSVAAWLTFGAVESGVLRTAVEEWPRHAGIREVHLAAQRRMTGAVKRALDTDRREGIAPPGIASSTLASALVWTMERAWYEAATSRQGTAVADLDAVTEALGATFVAAMYGRP